The Thermodesulfovibrionales bacterium genome contains the following window.
CGTCTCCCCATCGATTGTCATGCTCATACATAATATCTGAAGGCGCTATCTTCTCTATCGCCTTCTTCAGATCATTCATCACTCCCGATTCATACTCGATCGTTGTGACCGCCCCTGTCGAGCCGGTGCAGAAGACGGTGGCCAGACCGTTTCCGACCTTAGACTTCTCCAAAATCGAGACAACCCCGCCGGTAAAATCGACGATATCGGTGAAGCCCTTCGTGTGGAGTGATATCGTATCGGTAAAGATCATTATTGGGTGCTACGAATCAACGCCGACTTTATAGAGCATCGTCTTTTTCCAGTATTGAAGTCCTGCTTCCCCCAGTCCCGAAACATCGATATAGTCTTCCTTCAGGGATGCAAGAAACTGGGTGTTTCTGAGATATCTCAAGACAAGGACATCGGCGATGTCATCGGGGACCTCGAG
Protein-coding sequences here:
- a CDS encoding secondary thiamine-phosphate synthase enzyme YjbQ, with the protein product MIFTDTISLHTKGFTDIVDFTGGVVSILEKSKVGNGLATVFCTGSTGAVTTIEYESGVMNDLKKAIEKIAPSDIMYEHDNRWGDGNGFAHVRAALMKPSLSVPVVGGKLSLGTWQQIVFIDFDNRKRQRSLIVQVIGDR